One Nocardioides aromaticivorans genomic window carries:
- a CDS encoding ATP-dependent DNA ligase, whose translation MLLRALVDTSGAVGATRSRKEKVRLIADLLLAADPGERSLVAHYLSGRLRQRRTGLGWRSLRELPEPATDATLEVVAVDAAFAAMAELSGPGSAGARAGLAASLFGQATAPEQAWLRSVAVGEVRQGALEAVTTEALALAAEVPLAVVRRAAMLAGGTTYVVDAAFEGADALTRVGLTVGRPVLPMLASSAPDVAAAMDKAGGADGTCGVDAKLDGIRIQVHRSGDDVVIATRSLDDITQRLPEVVDVVRALPARDVVLDGEALWLDADGRPRPFQETASRTATQGADLAAVTPYFFDLLHLDGADLLDRPAHERWAALEGLVPEAHRVRRWVGTDRAAAKSFATQALADGHEGVVVKDAAAPYDAGRRGAAWVKVKPVHTLDLVVLAVEHGSGRRRGWLSNIHLGARDPSSPTGFVMLGKTFKGMTDEMLAWQTARFRELEVADDGWVVTVRPEQVVEIAFDGLQRSTRYPGGLALRFARVVRYRDDKGADEADTIETVRSLAGG comes from the coding sequence ATGCTGCTGCGAGCCCTGGTCGACACGTCCGGCGCCGTGGGCGCCACGCGGTCCCGCAAGGAGAAGGTCCGCCTGATCGCCGACCTGCTCCTCGCCGCCGACCCCGGCGAGCGCTCCCTCGTCGCCCACTACCTCAGCGGCCGGTTGCGGCAGCGGCGCACCGGCCTGGGCTGGCGGAGCCTGCGCGAGCTGCCGGAGCCGGCGACGGACGCCACGCTCGAGGTGGTGGCCGTCGACGCGGCCTTCGCCGCGATGGCCGAGCTCTCCGGTCCCGGGTCGGCCGGCGCCCGGGCCGGCCTGGCCGCGTCGCTGTTCGGGCAGGCCACCGCCCCCGAGCAGGCCTGGCTGCGCTCGGTCGCGGTCGGCGAGGTCCGGCAGGGGGCGCTCGAGGCGGTCACGACGGAGGCGCTCGCCCTGGCGGCCGAGGTGCCGCTGGCCGTCGTACGACGCGCGGCGATGCTGGCCGGCGGCACGACGTACGTCGTCGACGCGGCCTTCGAGGGCGCCGACGCCCTGACCCGGGTCGGCCTGACCGTCGGGCGCCCGGTGCTCCCCATGCTCGCCTCCTCCGCGCCCGACGTGGCCGCCGCGATGGACAAGGCGGGAGGCGCCGACGGCACGTGCGGCGTGGACGCGAAGCTCGACGGGATCCGGATCCAGGTCCACCGCAGCGGCGACGACGTGGTCATCGCGACCCGCAGCCTCGACGACATCACCCAGCGACTGCCGGAGGTCGTCGACGTCGTGCGCGCACTTCCCGCGCGCGACGTGGTGCTCGACGGCGAGGCACTGTGGCTCGACGCCGACGGCCGGCCGCGGCCCTTCCAGGAGACCGCCTCCCGGACCGCCACGCAGGGCGCCGACCTGGCCGCGGTGACGCCGTACTTCTTCGACCTGCTGCACCTCGACGGCGCCGACCTCCTCGACCGGCCGGCGCACGAGCGGTGGGCGGCGCTGGAGGGCCTGGTCCCCGAGGCCCACCGGGTACGCCGCTGGGTCGGCACCGACCGTGCCGCCGCGAAGTCGTTCGCGACCCAGGCGCTGGCGGACGGCCACGAGGGCGTCGTCGTCAAGGACGCCGCCGCCCCCTACGACGCCGGGCGACGCGGCGCAGCCTGGGTGAAGGTGAAGCCGGTACACACCCTCGACCTGGTCGTGCTCGCCGTCGAGCACGGCTCCGGCCGGCGCCGCGGCTGGCTGTCGAACATCCACCTGGGCGCCCGCGACCCGTCCTCGCCCACCGGCTTCGTGATGCTGGGCAAGACGTTCAAGGGCATGACCGACGAGATGCTCGCCTGGCAGACCGCGCGCTTCCGCGAGCTGGAGGTCGCCGACGACGGCTGGGTCGTGACCGTGCGGCCCGAGCAGGTGGTGGAGATCGCCTTCGACGGCCTGCAGCGCTCGACGCGCTACCCCGGTGGGCTGGCGCTGCGGTTCGCACGGGTGGTGCGCTACCGCGACGACAAGGGCGCCGACGAGGCGGACACGATCGAGACGGTGCGATCCCTGGCCGGCGGCTGA
- a CDS encoding TetR/AcrR family transcriptional regulator, with amino-acid sequence MTIESTRGRRGRLDQEAVLQAAEALVDRDGYDALTMTSLAAELEARVSSLYNHVANLEDLRALVQVRAMRMLGEHVRAAAMGHAGLDGLRALSRELRVFARTHPQRYAALTRPPIDREGFYAAALEAIEALAVMVRSAGLPEERLLQTAMALFASLHGFVSLEVAGYFGDLSGTSAGLLDLDEVYEQVIDGAVSAAVLEASH; translated from the coding sequence TTGACCATCGAATCCACGCGTGGACGGCGCGGCCGCCTCGACCAGGAGGCCGTGCTGCAGGCCGCCGAGGCGCTCGTCGACCGCGACGGGTACGACGCCCTCACGATGACCTCGCTCGCCGCCGAGCTCGAGGCACGGGTCTCCTCGCTCTACAACCACGTCGCCAACCTCGAGGACCTCCGCGCGCTCGTGCAGGTCCGCGCGATGCGGATGCTCGGCGAGCACGTCCGGGCGGCCGCGATGGGCCACGCCGGCCTCGACGGGCTGCGCGCGCTGAGCCGGGAGCTGCGGGTCTTCGCGCGCACGCACCCGCAGCGGTACGCCGCCCTCACCCGCCCGCCCATCGACCGCGAGGGCTTCTACGCCGCCGCGCTCGAGGCGATCGAGGCCCTCGCGGTGATGGTCCGCTCGGCCGGGCTGCCCGAGGAGCGCCTGCTGCAGACGGCGATGGCACTCTTCGCCTCCCTCCACGGCTTCGTGTCGCTCGAGGTCGCCGGCTACTTCGGCGACCTGTCCGGCACCAGCGCCGGCCTGCTCGACCTCGACGAGGTCTACGAGCAGGTCATCGACGGCGCGGTCAGCGCAGCGGTGCTCGAAGCGAGCCACTGA
- a CDS encoding DNA-3-methyladenine glycosylase family protein has product MNVPDAERVWRPGRPVPVAAILRQQRRGGGDPTHRLDVEGRHWRASRTPEGPVTLAVAAQDGAGDVHAQAWGPGAAWALDQLPALLGDLDDWSDFEPRHPVLAEARRRHPHLRLGRTDRVLEAIVPAIIEQKVTGQEAFAGFRALVRRHGVPAPGPGAGLRLMVQPDAATLRAIPSWEWLALHIDPARSRAVVTAARHADALERIVGVTGSESDRRMRSLPGVGVWTSAEVRQRALGDPDAVSFGDYHVAKDVGWALEGEPFDDARLASYLQPWRGQRGRVPFLVAAAGLYRPRRGPRMSPRGHLTTRDQIA; this is encoded by the coding sequence ATGAACGTGCCGGACGCCGAGCGGGTGTGGCGCCCGGGACGGCCGGTGCCGGTCGCGGCGATCCTGCGCCAGCAGCGGCGCGGCGGGGGAGACCCGACCCACCGGCTCGACGTCGAGGGCCGCCACTGGCGCGCCAGCCGTACGCCGGAGGGGCCGGTCACGCTCGCCGTCGCGGCCCAGGACGGGGCGGGCGACGTCCACGCCCAGGCGTGGGGGCCCGGCGCCGCCTGGGCGCTCGACCAGCTCCCGGCGCTGCTCGGCGACCTCGACGACTGGAGCGACTTCGAACCACGCCACCCGGTCCTCGCCGAGGCGCGTCGGCGCCATCCGCACCTGCGCCTGGGCCGCACCGACCGGGTGCTGGAGGCGATCGTGCCGGCGATCATCGAGCAGAAGGTCACCGGCCAGGAGGCCTTCGCCGGCTTCCGCGCCCTCGTCCGCCGCCACGGCGTGCCGGCCCCCGGGCCGGGTGCCGGGCTCCGGCTGATGGTGCAGCCCGACGCCGCCACCCTGCGCGCGATCCCGTCCTGGGAGTGGCTCGCGCTGCACATCGACCCGGCCCGCTCCCGGGCGGTGGTCACCGCTGCGCGCCACGCCGATGCACTCGAGCGAATCGTCGGCGTGACCGGATCTGAGAGCGATCGCAGGATGCGCAGCCTGCCCGGTGTGGGCGTGTGGACGAGCGCCGAGGTGCGGCAGCGGGCGCTGGGGGACCCGGACGCCGTCTCCTTCGGCGACTACCACGTGGCCAAGGACGTGGGCTGGGCGCTGGAGGGGGAGCCCTTCGACGACGCCCGGCTGGCGTCGTACCTCCAGCCGTGGCGGGGTCAGCGCGGGCGTGTCCCGTTCCTCGTGGCGGCCGCCGGGTTGTACCGTCCGCGGCGCGGTCCACGCATGTCGCCGCGTGGTCATCTGACGACACGTGACCAAATCGCGTGA
- a CDS encoding SCP2 sterol-binding domain-containing protein: MATVSWAALGHATREDVAAFLRDTAPVALVESIRAASDAELVAATHDAAPGSPVVEGVMSRIGEIAVPALLAQAEGRVRWESTERPGEATTLRLHGGVAEVEAAAGAGADVVVHGSDLQLLRLVAGQLDVAVAYLGNQIGITGASSVALSLASLFTVDGTPPVTGVPIDVRDIDPVDIARVLHGVPADHLRSVMASDFRPVILEEIFGRMPGFVNGRKAAGVQITVGFRLTGRPDGEVDRYVLRLRDGRATVLAGAAADAVGREDRHATVTCEAADFLRLVTGHLSAVSGVLRGQLKVRGDKAAALRLNAAFDIPTAVA; this comes from the coding sequence ATGGCGACGGTGAGTTGGGCTGCCCTCGGGCACGCCACTCGCGAGGACGTCGCGGCATTTCTCCGCGACACCGCACCGGTCGCCCTGGTCGAGTCCATCCGCGCCGCGAGCGATGCCGAGCTCGTCGCCGCCACCCATGACGCGGCACCGGGCTCGCCCGTTGTCGAGGGCGTGATGAGTCGGATCGGTGAGATCGCCGTCCCGGCCCTGCTGGCGCAGGCCGAGGGTCGGGTGCGGTGGGAGTCCACCGAGCGCCCGGGTGAGGCGACCACGCTGCGCCTCCACGGCGGGGTCGCCGAGGTCGAGGCCGCCGCCGGTGCGGGCGCGGACGTCGTCGTACACGGGAGCGACCTGCAGCTGCTGCGGCTGGTCGCCGGCCAGCTCGACGTCGCCGTCGCCTATCTCGGCAACCAGATCGGCATCACGGGCGCGAGCAGCGTCGCGCTGTCCCTGGCCTCCCTCTTCACCGTCGACGGCACGCCTCCGGTCACCGGAGTGCCCATCGACGTCCGTGACATCGACCCGGTCGACATCGCCCGGGTCCTCCACGGCGTCCCCGCCGACCACCTCCGGTCGGTCATGGCGTCGGACTTCAGGCCGGTCATCCTCGAGGAGATCTTCGGGCGGATGCCGGGCTTCGTGAACGGCCGAAAGGCAGCAGGCGTCCAGATCACGGTCGGCTTCAGGCTGACCGGGCGCCCCGACGGAGAGGTGGACCGTTACGTGCTCCGACTCAGAGACGGTCGGGCGACCGTTCTCGCCGGTGCGGCGGCAGATGCCGTCGGCCGCGAGGACCGCCATGCGACCGTGACGTGCGAGGCGGCCGACTTCCTGCGGTTGGTGACCGGGCACCTCAGCGCGGTGTCCGGCGTGCTGCGCGGCCAGCTCAAGGTGCGCGGCGACAAGGCCGCCGCCCTCCGGCTGAACGCCGCGTTCGACATCCCGACAGCGGTCGCCTGA